CGAGCTGGGCATGGGCGGCTTCTGCGCCATGCGCGCGCTCAGCACGCGGAACGATGAGCCCGAGCGGGCGAGCCGGCCCTTCGACGGCGAGCGCGATGGCTTCATCATGGGCGAGGGGTGCGGCATTCTCATCCTGGAGAGCGAGGAGCACGCCAAGGCCCGCGGCGCCCGGATCTACGCCGAGATTGGCGGCTACGGCCTCACCTCGGATGCCTTCCACATCACCTCCCCTGACCCCGAAGGGGACGGGGCCGCCCGGTGCATGCAGATGGCCATGGATGACGCCGGCGTCTCCGTCGAGAAGATCGATTACATCAACGCCCACGGGACTTCCACTGAACTCAACGACAAGCTCGAAACGGTCGCGATCAAAAAAACTTTCGGCGAACACGCCTACAAGATTCCGGTGAGTTCCACGAAGTCCATGACCGGCCACCTTCTGGGCGCGGCGGGCGGCGTCGAATCGTGCTACACCGTCATGGCCATCGACCGCAAGATCATCCCGCCCACGATCAACTACGAAAATCCTGACCCGGAATGCGATTTGGACTATGTGCCGAACAGCCCCCGGAAGGCGGATATCCGCTGCGCCTTGACGAATTCATTCGGGTTCGGCGGAACCAACGCCACCCTTCTCTATCGAAAGTACGAAACGAACGGTTCCTAGCGTCCCCGCCCCGCCTCGATAAGAAGCCGCGATGAACACTCAGGATTTAAGCCTCTCGGGCGATAGTTCCTCTTTGAAAGAGGAGGATGATTCGGCGCTGGAGGCAGTCGAATTCGCCATCGGGTACCGCTTCTCCGATCGTGCCCTTCTCCGGCAGGCCCTCACCCACCGTTCCTACGCCCAGGAACTGATGCCGCCCATCGAGGACAACCAGCGGCTCGAATTTCTGGGGGATGCGGTCTTGCAGTTGATCGTCACGGAGCGCCTGTGGCGCGAGCACGAAGAGGACGATGAGGGGGCCCTGACGCGGCAGCGCTCCGAGCGGGTGAGCGGCCATGCCCTCGCCAAGGCGT
The bacterium DNA segment above includes these coding regions:
- the fabF gene encoding beta-ketoacyl-ACP synthase II codes for the protein MAQSDCRVVITGMGLLTPLGIGVEENWKGLMEGRSGIGPVSRFNPERLPTKISGEVKGFNPEDYIDRKEIKKMDTFIQFVLASTHMAFENAGLSTPDKEVAPRYGAVIGVGLGGLPAIENYMDVLGNHGPRRISPFFIPMLLANLAAGQVSVRWGLKGPNTCTVTACASGNHAIGDAMKFIQRGIADVMVAGGSESCITELGMGGFCAMRALSTRNDEPERASRPFDGERDGFIMGEGCGILILESEEHAKARGARIYAEIGGYGLTSDAFHITSPDPEGDGAARCMQMAMDDAGVSVEKIDYINAHGTSTELNDKLETVAIKKTFGEHAYKIPVSSTKSMTGHLLGAAGGVESCYTVMAIDRKIIPPTINYENPDPECDLDYVPNSPRKADIRCALTNSFGFGGTNATLLYRKYETNGS